In the genome of Saprospira sp. CCB-QB6, one region contains:
- the porZ gene encoding type IX secretion system anionic LPS delivery protein PorZ, giving the protein MRTIIIFFLGLLFSMPLLHAQSLAPKVGVGQWESFLPYGQTKALIETPDHIYAATDYGLFSVFKASGEFALYNKITGLSDVGISTLAYSPAYQRIFIGYENGNLDILGRDGSVMNRPAIKQNANISSGRSIRHIFCDSNQVYLSTEFGLVCFNQESGEFAQTTFTSMEVYASERLAEELFIATAMGIYKISTTGANLQDFNNWRKLGTADGLAVDFYESFALGKMNGRLYADINDTLMRYDGQQFSHLPYDGNSYMYTGRSKLRMQLNAFDSRLTIATGTNYVEVLFEHEALDEYFFDGNISGNISDAISDRSSAIWIAGGNGLYRNNADGSLTAYQPEGPFNANISSLGVDDYGVLWATGGLLDYITVFFDGLGAYRYEDFDWKSYRPANRTELSGVDNLSCLAIHPQDRSVYMGSFLAGLVQITKDDSIYVWDKDSPNTALQAAEGDISRTRITGLAFDEDNNLWMSNHKAVQPIVVKTEDGDWKSFASPYTSEIGPIAVDRFGYKWIVQLRGNNILVFDSGELEVDGDEQYKVLTPSNSELASSKVNCVVSDRSGSIWVGTDDGVTIFNCSVFDSNCPGLRPIINPDDFNGRLLENENIRSIAVDGANRKWIASDNGVFLLDGEDYSQIYYFTEENSPLFNNRVGAIAVDPESGQVYMATESGLQGFRAEATQGSSFANKSAVQVYPNPVRPTYDGPIAIRGLVENTNVKITDVNGQLVFEQEAYGGQAVWDGYDYQGQKASPGVYLVFTVNDDGTERLNTKFLIVN; this is encoded by the coding sequence ATGCGAACGATCATCATATTTTTCCTTGGGCTGCTGTTCAGTATGCCGCTGCTGCACGCACAATCTTTGGCACCCAAAGTGGGCGTTGGACAATGGGAGTCTTTTTTGCCTTATGGGCAAACAAAAGCACTAATTGAGACCCCAGACCATATTTATGCAGCTACAGACTATGGGCTGTTTTCGGTTTTTAAGGCTAGTGGCGAATTTGCGCTTTATAATAAAATTACGGGGCTGTCTGATGTAGGCATTAGCACCTTAGCCTATAGTCCAGCCTATCAACGCATCTTTATTGGTTATGAAAATGGCAACCTAGATATTTTGGGTAGAGATGGCAGCGTCATGAACCGTCCCGCCATTAAGCAAAATGCCAATATTAGCAGCGGGCGCAGCATTCGCCATATTTTTTGTGATAGTAATCAAGTTTATTTATCTACAGAGTTTGGCTTAGTCTGCTTTAATCAGGAAAGTGGGGAGTTTGCCCAAACCACTTTTACGAGCATGGAGGTTTATGCGAGTGAGCGGCTTGCAGAAGAATTATTTATAGCAACGGCTATGGGGATTTATAAAATATCTACTACTGGTGCTAATTTGCAAGACTTTAATAACTGGCGAAAACTAGGCACTGCCGATGGTCTGGCCGTAGATTTTTACGAGAGTTTTGCCTTGGGGAAAATGAACGGCCGTCTCTATGCAGATATTAACGATACACTGATGCGCTATGATGGACAGCAGTTTAGTCATTTGCCATATGATGGCAATAGCTACATGTATACAGGGCGTTCCAAGCTGCGTATGCAGCTCAACGCCTTTGATAGTCGGTTAACGATTGCTACAGGAACCAACTATGTAGAGGTTCTTTTTGAGCATGAAGCCCTAGATGAGTACTTTTTTGATGGGAATATTTCGGGAAATATTTCTGATGCTATTTCTGACCGTAGCTCGGCTATTTGGATAGCGGGAGGAAACGGGCTCTATCGCAATAATGCAGATGGTAGCCTAACAGCTTATCAACCCGAAGGACCTTTTAATGCCAATATTTCGAGCTTGGGTGTAGATGATTATGGCGTACTTTGGGCAACAGGTGGCCTGCTTGATTATATCACTGTTTTTTTTGATGGCCTTGGTGCTTATCGTTATGAAGACTTTGATTGGAAAAGCTACCGTCCTGCCAATCGCACAGAACTTAGTGGGGTGGATAACCTTTCTTGTTTGGCGATCCATCCTCAAGATCGCAGTGTATATATGGGCTCCTTTTTAGCGGGATTAGTTCAGATCACAAAAGACGACAGCATTTATGTCTGGGATAAAGATAGCCCCAATACAGCCCTACAAGCGGCAGAAGGAGATATTAGCCGTACCCGTATTACTGGGCTTGCCTTTGACGAGGATAATAATCTGTGGATGAGCAACCACAAAGCCGTTCAGCCCATTGTGGTTAAAACGGAAGATGGCGATTGGAAAAGCTTTGCCAGCCCCTATACTTCTGAAATTGGCCCAATTGCCGTAGATCGGTTTGGCTACAAATGGATCGTTCAGCTTCGAGGAAATAATATCTTGGTTTTTGATAGTGGTGAGCTAGAAGTAGATGGCGACGAACAATATAAAGTACTGACGCCCAGCAATAGCGAGCTAGCCTCTAGTAAGGTTAACTGTGTGGTTAGTGACCGTAGTGGAAGCATTTGGGTCGGTACAGATGATGGAGTGACCATCTTCAATTGTTCGGTCTTTGATAGCAACTGCCCAGGACTTCGCCCAATTATCAATCCCGATGATTTTAATGGTCGTCTGCTCGAAAATGAAAATATTCGCAGCATTGCCGTAGATGGCGCCAACCGCAAATGGATTGCCAGCGATAATGGCGTCTTTTTACTAGATGGAGAAGACTACAGCCAAATTTATTATTTTACCGAGGAAAATAGTCCACTCTTTAATAATCGCGTAGGCGCCATTGCCGTAGATCCCGAATCAGGACAAGTGTATATGGCCACAGAAAGTGGCCTACAAGGCTTTAGAGCCGAGGCTACCCAAGGCAGCAGCTTTGCCAATAAATCGGCTGTGCAAGTCTATCCCAACCCTGTCCGTCCAACTTATGATGGTCCTATTGCCATCAGAGGTTTAGTGGAGAATACAAATGTTAAGATTACAGATGTAAATGGTCAGCTGGTCTTTGAACAGGAAGCTTATGGCGGTCAAGCCGTCTGGGATGGCTACGACTACCAAGGGCAAAAAGCTAGCCCTGGCGTCTATTTGGTATTCACGGTCAATGATGACGGCACAGAGCGACTCAACACTAAATTTCTTATTGTAAATTAA
- a CDS encoding tetratricopeptide repeat protein → MRTYLLLFLLFAFSGASFGQERINKLRKANNLFNEESYVEAQEIYELLMGTTSGQGVMGVDARINLAKSYNETGNVDKAEPLFEDLLPHADERPDILLAYGQSLLSLGKFDEARSQFLQYADQRPEDPAPAELLKRLDAIESIIPVYPDVQINYQAAVNDSINDEFGPAFYGTGVVFSSDRIQAADISANWGEQERSFLNLYFAELASDGQLAAPAPFARQLNGSRRHDGPASFSRDGKLCFYNRSVKETPEAEAYTLQIFASELVDGDWTKPLVLEFVTQGYQFMHPCLSADGRVLFFVSDMPGGLGGTDVWMSRKMGDKWSKPQNLGEGVNSRANEAFPFAHPNGTLYYASKGKAGYGGYDLFRSRPTGNGIDWTEAENLGQPLNSAFDDTYFLLGDDQTKGFFSSSRNGSDDLYQFILTGQEPQDLPPGIAPRGKLNFTDSLADSGIDDEKLIDSLINAGFVVEETTAKEKVDSMDLAMLEDGGELDGNEETGGQPSPNPNSPDNFDPDAVVDNGQIDGTWSDPNEPKDPDDPDYNPWALPEDPEVDPNGENTATEKDPYNYENTEGDPPMLETKDDVKVKLTVDLQVVQKSNQKGIGQASIVLTNLLDGSEERFTADANGKISLPLRPDQKYIIRAEAAGFYGGNLPVATMQAYEDQSIPAVLPLIAK, encoded by the coding sequence ATGAGGACTTACTTACTTCTCTTTTTGCTCTTTGCCTTTAGTGGGGCCAGCTTTGGGCAAGAGCGTATTAACAAACTTAGAAAAGCCAATAACCTCTTTAATGAAGAGAGTTATGTAGAAGCTCAAGAAATTTATGAGCTTCTAATGGGTACAACTTCTGGCCAAGGTGTAATGGGCGTAGACGCCCGCATCAATCTAGCCAAAAGCTATAACGAAACAGGCAATGTAGACAAGGCTGAGCCCCTTTTTGAGGACCTGCTTCCCCATGCCGATGAACGACCCGATATTTTGCTGGCCTACGGGCAATCTCTACTCTCTTTGGGCAAATTCGATGAAGCTCGCTCGCAGTTTTTGCAGTATGCAGACCAACGCCCAGAAGATCCTGCCCCAGCAGAACTACTCAAACGCCTAGATGCTATTGAGTCGATTATTCCCGTTTATCCCGATGTGCAGATTAACTATCAGGCAGCAGTCAATGATAGCATCAATGATGAATTTGGCCCTGCCTTTTATGGTACTGGGGTCGTCTTTAGCTCGGACCGCATACAAGCAGCCGATATTAGCGCCAACTGGGGAGAGCAAGAACGCTCTTTTCTCAATCTCTATTTTGCAGAACTCGCCTCTGATGGACAACTAGCCGCACCAGCCCCTTTTGCGCGCCAACTCAATGGCAGCCGCCGACATGATGGTCCAGCTAGCTTTAGCCGAGACGGAAAACTCTGCTTTTACAACCGATCGGTAAAGGAAACTCCAGAGGCAGAAGCCTATACCCTGCAAATTTTTGCCAGTGAATTAGTGGATGGCGATTGGACCAAACCCCTGGTACTAGAGTTTGTGACGCAAGGTTATCAATTTATGCACCCCTGCCTCTCCGCTGATGGCCGTGTCCTCTTTTTTGTATCGGATATGCCTGGTGGATTAGGAGGAACAGATGTTTGGATGAGCCGCAAAATGGGCGATAAATGGTCTAAACCCCAAAACTTAGGGGAAGGCGTTAATAGCCGAGCCAATGAAGCCTTTCCATTTGCCCACCCCAACGGCACGCTTTATTATGCCTCTAAAGGCAAAGCTGGTTATGGTGGATACGACTTGTTCCGCTCTCGACCTACTGGAAATGGTATTGATTGGACAGAAGCCGAGAATTTGGGCCAGCCCCTCAACTCTGCCTTTGATGATACTTATTTCTTATTGGGAGACGACCAAACTAAAGGCTTTTTCTCTTCTTCTAGAAATGGAAGCGACGACCTTTATCAGTTTATTTTGACAGGACAAGAACCACAGGACTTGCCTCCTGGCATTGCCCCTCGTGGAAAGCTAAATTTTACCGACAGCCTCGCCGATTCTGGCATCGACGACGAAAAACTCATCGACAGCCTCATCAATGCTGGTTTCGTCGTAGAAGAAACCACCGCTAAAGAAAAGGTGGATTCTATGGACTTAGCCATGTTAGAAGATGGTGGAGAGCTTGACGGAAATGAAGAAACTGGAGGCCAACCTAGCCCCAACCCCAATAGCCCAGATAATTTTGATCCTGATGCAGTGGTGGATAATGGGCAAATTGACGGAACTTGGAGCGATCCAAATGAGCCTAAAGATCCAGATGATCCTGATTATAATCCTTGGGCTCTTCCTGAAGATCCTGAAGTAGATCCCAATGGAGAAAATACAGCAACAGAGAAAGATCCCTACAACTATGAAAATACAGAAGGAGATCCGCCCATGTTGGAGACCAAAGATGATGTCAAAGTGAAATTGACTGTTGATTTGCAGGTGGTGCAGAAAAGCAACCAAAAAGGCATTGGGCAGGCGAGTATTGTTTTGACCAATTTGTTAGATGGCAGTGAAGAGCGCTTTACAGCTGATGCCAATGGTAAAATCAGTTTGCCTTTGCGTCCAGATCAAAAGTATATTATCCGAGCAGAAGCTGCTGGTTTTTATGGCGGGAATCTTCCTGTAGCGACCATGCAGGCCTATGAGGACCAAAGTATTCCTGCTGTTTTGCCTCTGATTGCAAAATAG
- a CDS encoding MBL fold metallo-hydrolase, translating into MAVVQAFTFNMFQENTYIVYDQSKSCIIVDPGCYTAQEQERLKLYISERGLKPEAVVNTHCHLDHVFGNAFACKTWDIPLYVPEGEAAMLEAFPQVAQRYGIPKVTPSPKPNKLLKGGETFSFGQTSFKLLYCPGHSPASLCFYSEKDHLLLAGDVLFFGSIGRTDLPGGNYEILMQSIKDEILPLPDETVVYSGHGPKTTVGRERKMNPFIKEMR; encoded by the coding sequence ATGGCTGTGGTTCAAGCTTTCACTTTTAATATGTTTCAGGAAAATACATATATAGTATATGACCAAAGCAAGTCATGTATCATTGTAGATCCAGGCTGCTACACCGCCCAAGAACAAGAACGCCTGAAGCTGTATATCTCGGAAAGAGGCCTGAAGCCCGAAGCTGTAGTCAATACGCATTGCCATCTGGACCATGTTTTTGGAAATGCCTTTGCCTGCAAGACCTGGGATATTCCGCTCTATGTGCCCGAAGGCGAGGCCGCTATGCTCGAGGCTTTTCCTCAAGTGGCCCAAAGATACGGCATCCCCAAGGTGACCCCTTCCCCAAAACCCAATAAACTCCTCAAAGGAGGCGAGACGTTTAGCTTTGGCCAAACGAGCTTTAAACTGCTCTATTGCCCCGGCCACTCCCCCGCTAGCCTTTGTTTTTATTCTGAAAAGGACCATCTGCTCCTCGCTGGAGATGTACTCTTTTTTGGTAGCATTGGCCGAACCGATTTGCCCGGCGGAAATTACGAGATCCTCATGCAATCTATTAAAGATGAAATCTTACCCCTGCCCGATGAAACCGTGGTCTATTCGGGCCATGGACCCAAAACGACCGTGGGCCGAGAACGCAAAATGAACCCTTTCATTAAAGAGATGCGTTAA
- the thiL gene encoding thiamine-phosphate kinase, protein MKRTELKELGEFGLIDHLTKAFAHKHASTIKGVGDDAAAIRYASEGPLTLVSSDMLVEGIHFDLSYTPLKHLGYKAAVVNFSDIYAMNARPKQLLVNMALSNRFSVEAMEELYAGIQLACDIYGVDLVGGDTTSSLKGLVLSLTIMGEQAADKVVYRRGAKAGDLLCVTGHLGGAYLGLQLLEREKQIFMEQPDMEPDFDGEEELVGRLLKPEARQDIIAFFEEQKLVPTAMIDISDGLSSEALHLCKQSGLGLLLEEVHVPIKEKVYRKALDFNLDPLVCAMHGGEDYELLFCIDPKDADKIKYNMDISIIGEMVPAADGIRLQTKGGKLMDLVAQGWTHH, encoded by the coding sequence ATGAAGCGAACAGAACTGAAAGAATTGGGAGAATTTGGTTTGATTGACCATCTAACAAAGGCCTTTGCGCATAAGCATGCTTCTACGATTAAGGGTGTGGGCGATGATGCCGCCGCCATTCGCTATGCTTCGGAAGGTCCACTAACCCTAGTCTCTAGCGATATGCTGGTGGAGGGAATCCATTTTGATTTGTCTTATACGCCCCTCAAACATCTGGGCTATAAGGCGGCTGTGGTCAATTTTTCAGATATCTATGCCATGAATGCTCGCCCCAAGCAGTTGTTGGTCAATATGGCCCTGTCTAATCGTTTTTCGGTGGAAGCTATGGAGGAATTGTATGCGGGCATTCAGCTCGCTTGCGATATCTATGGCGTTGATCTAGTGGGCGGAGATACTACTTCTTCACTCAAAGGATTGGTCCTTAGCCTGACCATTATGGGCGAACAAGCCGCCGATAAGGTGGTTTACCGCCGTGGGGCCAAAGCTGGCGATTTGCTTTGTGTAACTGGGCATTTGGGCGGCGCTTATTTGGGCCTTCAACTGCTAGAAAGAGAAAAGCAAATTTTTATGGAGCAGCCCGATATGGAACCCGATTTTGATGGCGAAGAGGAATTGGTGGGCCGCCTACTCAAGCCCGAAGCTCGCCAAGATATTATTGCCTTTTTTGAGGAGCAAAAGCTGGTCCCCACCGCTATGATTGATATTTCGGATGGACTCTCTTCAGAGGCGCTACACCTTTGTAAGCAATCGGGCCTAGGGCTCTTGCTCGAAGAAGTGCATGTGCCCATTAAGGAGAAGGTCTACCGTAAAGCCCTAGATTTTAATCTGGACCCCTTAGTTTGTGCCATGCATGGCGGTGAAGATTATGAGCTGCTGTTTTGCATTGACCCCAAAGATGCCGATAAAATTAAGTACAATATGGATATTTCCATTATTGGGGAAATGGTGCCCGCCGCAGACGGTATCCGCCTACAAACTAAGGGCGGCAAGTTGATGGATTTGGTGGCTCAAGGTTGGACGCATCATTAG
- the hisS gene encoding histidine--tRNA ligase encodes MKPKLVQGSRDFGPLQLRQRKYIFNTLRDIFSRFGFQEIETPALEMLSTLQGKYGDEGDQLLFKILNNGDYLNGKEVRKQSSPEELEKILAEKDSAALSPLIASRGLRYDLTVPFARFVVLNRNDIAFPFKRYQIQPVWRGDRPQKGRYREFYQCDVDVIGSDSLLYEAELLQIYDQAFAKFDVKVDIRLNNRKLLEALAQMIGQPELFMPITVAIDKLDKIEWKGVAQELEKLGLDEQQQQQIQAAIQAKSLEELAELFGPTNEVGQKGIAELQEVFAFLEGYTFSNNLVLDFSLARGLSYYTGCIFEVVVDTTAPGQEKVKMGSIGGGGRYDNLTAVFGWEGNSGVGCSFGAARIFDVMEELGRFDQIPQDEVELFFLCMDEDSLKYGFSCLQACRAAGIKADIYPEAAKFKKQMKYADKRGLQKVVIIGESERTTGQLQLKNMKTGDQSSCSLEELIAQLKA; translated from the coding sequence ATGAAACCGAAATTAGTACAAGGTAGCCGCGACTTCGGTCCTTTGCAGCTCCGCCAACGCAAATATATTTTTAATACGCTGCGCGATATTTTTAGCCGCTTTGGCTTTCAGGAAATTGAAACGCCTGCCCTAGAAATGCTCAGCACCCTACAAGGCAAATATGGCGATGAAGGCGACCAATTGCTCTTTAAGATTCTCAATAATGGCGATTACCTCAATGGAAAAGAGGTGCGCAAACAAAGCAGCCCCGAGGAACTCGAAAAGATTTTGGCCGAGAAAGATAGCGCCGCCCTTAGCCCGCTGATCGCTAGCCGTGGCTTGCGCTACGACCTAACTGTTCCCTTTGCCCGCTTTGTGGTCCTGAACCGCAACGATATTGCCTTTCCCTTTAAGCGCTATCAAATCCAGCCCGTTTGGCGAGGCGACCGCCCCCAAAAAGGCCGATATAGAGAGTTTTATCAATGTGATGTGGATGTAATTGGCTCGGACTCTCTGCTCTATGAGGCCGAACTCCTCCAAATTTACGATCAGGCTTTTGCCAAATTTGATGTGAAGGTCGATATTCGCCTCAATAACCGCAAACTCCTGGAGGCCTTGGCCCAAATGATTGGCCAGCCTGAGCTCTTTATGCCGATTACCGTAGCTATTGATAAGTTGGATAAAATTGAGTGGAAAGGCGTGGCCCAAGAACTAGAAAAACTAGGCCTAGACGAGCAGCAACAACAGCAAATCCAAGCTGCTATTCAGGCCAAAAGCCTAGAGGAACTAGCCGAGCTTTTTGGCCCAACTAATGAAGTGGGCCAAAAGGGCATTGCCGAGCTGCAAGAGGTTTTTGCTTTCCTAGAAGGCTATACCTTTAGTAATAATCTGGTCCTTGACTTTAGCCTGGCCCGTGGCCTGAGCTACTATACCGGCTGTATCTTTGAGGTGGTGGTCGATACGACTGCCCCCGGCCAAGAAAAGGTCAAGATGGGTAGCATTGGTGGCGGAGGACGCTATGATAACCTTACGGCGGTCTTTGGCTGGGAAGGAAACTCGGGCGTAGGTTGCTCTTTTGGGGCCGCCCGCATCTTTGATGTGATGGAGGAATTGGGCCGCTTTGACCAAATTCCACAAGATGAAGTCGAACTCTTTTTCCTCTGTATGGATGAAGACTCGCTCAAGTATGGCTTTAGCTGCCTACAAGCTTGCCGAGCCGCTGGCATCAAAGCCGATATTTATCCAGAGGCGGCCAAGTTTAAAAAGCAGATGAAGTATGCCGATAAAAGAGGGCTGCAAAAAGTGGTCATTATTGGCGAGAGCGAAAGAACAACTGGCCAACTCCAACTGAAGAATATGAAAACGGGAGATCAGTCTAGCTGTAGCCTAGAAGAGCTCATTGCTCAACTCAAGGCCTAG
- a CDS encoding T9SS type A sorting domain-containing protein, with protein sequence MKQALFILLFLFSQGLLAQQQDTSGFCPTGTIWVYKHAVQMYFPSYSMFSYEKDTVVNGQAVKKIRHDRVAYTYQYQNQQPYIAGHTISWQNDEFLYEDNGKLYFFLDRTQQFNILHDFTAMIGDSFLVQQHRASCSNNSNYQLEDTLVLLDKDVLTINQLQFNRSFYNISATVLDDTTSQYFKGKIIHNIGGETSFFPYPTPYVCNPNDGMQGQTTELVCYQDDERGVLIDEVQEGWGCESLITAVAHLADPSMAQNAPQVQLFPNPTQEQFYLQSQQPLLRYAIYQLNGQLIQQGSLSQSQENYQIAVPNLPAGLYILQLENEQQEVFYQKFRKQ encoded by the coding sequence ATGAAACAAGCATTATTTATCCTCCTCTTCCTTTTTTCTCAAGGCCTACTGGCCCAACAACAAGATACTAGCGGCTTTTGCCCTACGGGCACGATCTGGGTCTATAAGCATGCAGTGCAGATGTATTTCCCTTCCTACAGCATGTTTAGCTATGAAAAAGATACGGTGGTTAATGGGCAGGCAGTCAAAAAGATTCGCCACGATAGAGTCGCCTATACCTATCAATACCAGAACCAGCAGCCCTATATTGCTGGACATACCATTAGCTGGCAGAATGATGAGTTTCTCTATGAAGACAATGGCAAACTGTACTTCTTCTTAGATAGAACTCAGCAGTTTAATATCCTACACGATTTTACGGCTATGATTGGAGATTCTTTTCTTGTCCAACAACATCGAGCAAGCTGTAGCAATAACAGCAATTATCAGTTGGAAGATACTTTAGTGCTTTTGGACAAAGATGTCCTTACGATTAACCAACTACAGTTTAATCGCTCTTTTTATAATATTAGCGCTACGGTTCTAGATGATACGACTAGCCAATATTTCAAGGGGAAAATCATTCACAATATTGGTGGAGAAACTAGCTTTTTCCCTTATCCAACCCCCTATGTCTGCAATCCAAATGATGGAATGCAGGGCCAAACTACGGAGCTAGTCTGCTACCAAGATGATGAACGGGGCGTACTCATTGATGAGGTGCAAGAGGGCTGGGGCTGCGAAAGCCTCATTACTGCCGTAGCGCATTTAGCCGATCCTTCTATGGCCCAAAATGCTCCGCAGGTTCAACTGTTTCCTAACCCCACTCAAGAGCAGTTTTACCTACAGAGCCAGCAGCCCCTTCTGCGCTACGCCATTTATCAACTCAATGGGCAGTTGATTCAGCAAGGGAGCCTTAGCCAGAGCCAAGAAAACTACCAGATTGCAGTCCCCAATCTGCCCGCAGGCCTTTATATCCTGCAACTAGAGAACGAACAGCAAGAGGTTTTCTACCAAAAGTTTAGAAAGCAATAG